A portion of the Juglans microcarpa x Juglans regia isolate MS1-56 chromosome 1D, Jm3101_v1.0, whole genome shotgun sequence genome contains these proteins:
- the LOC121264968 gene encoding exocyst complex component EXO70H1-like, translating into MTISVTPKNNKLMPRRLMSSLFFSSSKTLSSSYSFPSSHSSTPSTPTHKFSHSMMEENIENAESIISKWDPNSSSYTKVTSLFHHNREEAKEFLKSVKDLRQAMHFLISENSTSPKLTLAQNLMQIAMKRLQKEFYQILCKNRDHLDPESAPVQSAGGSSNSDGEDEVRADDFEISVESITEVERLSAISMTDLKSIAECMIRSGYGKECVKIYNIIRKSIVDEGLYRLGIEKFRSSQIHKMNREDLEHVIKKWMNAIKIAVRRLFNGERVLCDHVFSASETVRELCFSEITKDGAINVFRFPELIAKSKHSLDKIFQLMELYGAISELWPEIELIFDFESTSAIKLQALSSLLLLGDSTRTILSEFESTIQKDSSRNLVFGGGIHPLTQSAMTYISSLADYNLILSKIIVDGPPSATSSLPESYFEIPTMDNGQTPSVSVLLAWLILVLLCKLDSKAELYKDVSLSYLFLANNLHFIVEKVSTTNLNYLLGNDWVLKHAKKVKQYARNYESMAWTKVFSALPGKTSPAITPEMAKECFRKFNAAFEEAYRKQTSWLVQDGKLRDELKVSIAKKLVPVYQEFFDMYLVMLSGEKNLELLVRFSPDDLGNYLSDLFHGTSTSGSSTSTSSLQMGGCLPR; encoded by the coding sequence ATGACAATATCAGTAACACCAAAGAATAACAAACTCATGCCTAGAAGATTAATGTCAagtcttttcttctcttcttcaaaaaccctttcttcttcttattcattTCCAAGCTCTCACTCGAGCACTCCCTCTACCCCAACCCACAAATTCTCCCATTCTATGATGGAAGAAAACATTGAAAATGCTGAATCAATCATCTCCAAATGGGATCCAAACTCTTCATCATACACCAAAGTCACTTCTCTCTTCCACCATAACAGAGAAGAAGCTAAGGAGTTTCTCAAATCTGTCAAGGACTTGCGGCAAGCAATGCATTTCTTAATCAGTGAAAATTCTACATCCCCAAAGCTCACACTTGCTCAGAACCTAATGCAAATAGCCATGAAAAGGCTTCAAAAAGAGTTTTATCAGATTCTCTGCAAAAACCGTGACCATCTTGATCCAGAATCAGCACCTGTACAGTCCGCAGGTGGGTCAAGCAATTCTGATGGTGAAGATGAGGTTCGAGCAGATGACTTTGAAATTTCTGTTGAGTCAATCACCGAGGTGGAGAGACTCTCGGCAATTTCCATGACGGATTTAAAGTCAATAGCCGAATGTATGATTCGTTCAGGTTATGGCAAAGAGTGTGTGAAGATATACAACATTATCAGAAAATCTATAGTAGATGAAGGATTGTATCGTCTTGGAATTGAAAAGTTCAGATCTTCTCAGATTCATAAAATGAACAGGGAAGATCTCGAGCATGTGATTAAGAAGTGGATGAATGCAATAAAAATTGCTGTGAGGAGGCTGTTTAATGGAGAAAGAGTTCTCTGTGATCATGTGTTTTCAGCCTCTGAGACCGTCAGGGAGTTGTGCTTTTCAGAAATAACCAAAGACGGAGCAATCAACGTTTTCAGGTTCCCTGAACTCATTGCCAAGAGTAAGCATTCGCTGGACAAAATTTTTCAGCTAATGGAACTTTATGGAGCAATCTCCGAGTTGTGGCCAGAGATTGAACTGATATTTGACTTTGAATCAACCTCCGCTATCAAGTTACAAGCTCTTTCATCACTACTCCTACTCGGAGACTCCACTCGCACTATTCTATCTGAATTTGAATCGACAATCCAAAAGGACTCCTCAAGAAATCTGGTGTTCGGGGGTGGCATTCACCCGCTCACCCAATCAGCAATGACTTACATATCTTCACTTGCAGATTACAATCTTATTCTCTCCAAAATCATTGTTGATGGTCCACCATCAGCAACTTCATCACTACCAGAATCTTACTTTGAGATTCCAACCATGGATAATGGTCAAACACCATCAGTCTCGGTCCTCCTAGCTTGGCTCATATTAGTTCTTTTGTGCAAGCTTGACAGCAAAGCTGAGCTGTACAAAGATGTTTCTCTATCATACCTCTTCCTTGCCAATAATCTCCACTTCATTGTTGAGAAGGTAAGTACAACCAACCTTAACTACCTCCTAGGCAATGACTGGGTATTGAAGCATGCCAAGAAAGTTAAACAATATGCCAGGAACTATGAATCAATGGCTTGGACTAAGGTCTTTTCAGCTTTACCGGGGAAAACCTCCCCAGCAATTACTCCTGAAATGGCAAAGGAGTGCTTTAGGAAGTTCAATGCAGCTTTTGAAGAAGCATACAGGAAACAGACATCGTGGCTAGTGCAAGATGGAAAGTTAAGGGATGAACTGAAGGTGTCAATAGCAAAGAAACTGGTTCCAGTGTATCAAGAATTTTTTGATATGTATTTGGTGATGCTAAGTGGGGAGAAGAATTTGGAGTTATTGGTGAGGTTTTCACCTGATGATTTGGGTAATTACTTGTCAGATTTGTTCCATGGGACTTCCACCTCAGGTAGTTCTACTTCTACATCATCATTGCAGATGGGGGGATGCCTACCCCGCTAA